GGTCTGGGTTGTCTAAGAGTAACTTCTTGGACCAGTCGATGCGCTGCTTGGTCAAGAGCTGCATAGGGGTGAGGTTAGTCAGTTGCTTGCAATGGTGAGTGAATCTGGTAGCACCCAAGCCAGACGAGGTAGCCATTTCTTCGATGGTCCAAGGGTGAGAGAGGTTGTTGGATAGCTCGGAAATGAATTGCTTGGCAGAGCGCATGCTGTCGGTGAGTGACTCATTCAAAACCATCTTCCCTTTATCAAACATATCGAGCAAATGAATTAAGAGTTCATTGATATGAATTCTAAGTTTCGAAGCGGATGAACCATTTACATCCTGATGAATGGTTTGATTGATTTGTTTGAAACAGGCTTTGATCTCTGGTGTGGCCTTCCACACGGGTTGCTCGTTTTGTCTAAGTAGCAAGTTGAGGCGATTGAGATCATCGTCGGAGAGTACAATCCAGTCCGGCCAGCTCCACTGCTGGTGCGGACGACGAACCCCCACATCGATGATCACCCAGTAGAATTTCCCGATACCCACATGAGGATTGCCCACCTTGTGCTGCTGCCACGGGCGTGTAATGGTGAAATCGCCGGGGAATAGTTCTGTTTCTGTGTTTTCTACAGCGTATGGCATGTGACCGGATTCGAGAAAATGAAATTCGACCCCTTCATTTCTATGCCAATCCAATCCCCAGTCTTGCACTTCATTGGCACTCCAATAGCCAATGGTATTCAAGCCTTTAGTATCCTCAGTCAATCGATCACCGGGGTAGGTGTGCCGAGCGAGGGCTTTAAATTCTACCTTTTCACGCTGCACTGCGTCGACGAGTGGCAGACAGGTATCTGCGTGGTAGACCGATCCATTCTCTTCCTTGTAGGGTACGATGCTTTGTTTAATATTATTCATTGAAATATTTTAAACATGTAATGATTTGAATAAAGCTATTTTGCTTTAAATAATCCTGCTTTGGGGAAGTGGGATAAAAGGATTGATCAAATTTATACAAAAACTACTTAATAGTATTAAATGAAGAAATCAACACAAATCCAGCTGTCTGTGATGATGTTTCTGGAGTTTTTTATCTGGGGAGGATGGTTCGTCACCCTGGGTACTTTTCTGGGGAACAATCTGAATGCTACCGGAGCAGAAACGGGCATGGCGTATTCTACGCAGTCGTGGGGTGCCATCATCGCACCATTCGTCATAGGTCTGATCGCCGATCGTTTTTTTAATGCCGAGCGGATACTAGGTGTACTGCATATCGCTGGCGCTATCCTATTGTTTCAGATGTCACATGCTTCTGATTTTGGCACGTTTTACCCTTATATTCTGGGTTACATGATTGTGTATATGCCCACGTTGGCTTTGGTCAATTCGGTATCCTTCAATCAAATGACTGATCCCGCGAAAGAGTTTTCTTATATCAGAGTTTGGGGAACTGTTGGTTGGATCGTAGCGGGATTGGCAATTAGCTATGTTTTTGGATGGGATTCGAGTGCCAATATCCAGAGAGGCCTTTTGAGAAATACTTTTTTGATGACTGCTTTTGCGTCAGGGATTTTAGGGCTCTTTAGTTATAGTTTGCCAAAGACACCTCCAAAAGCGAAAGCAGGAGAGAAAATTACCTTATCAGATATCCTTGGCCTGGATGCCATCAAATTACTGAAGGATCGAAATTTCTTAATCTTTTTTTTATCATCAGTTCTGATCT
The sequence above is drawn from the Reichenbachiella sp. genome and encodes:
- a CDS encoding AraC family transcriptional regulator, giving the protein MNNIKQSIVPYKEENGSVYHADTCLPLVDAVQREKVEFKALARHTYPGDRLTEDTKGLNTIGYWSANEVQDWGLDWHRNEGVEFHFLESGHMPYAVENTETELFPGDFTITRPWQQHKVGNPHVGIGKFYWVIIDVGVRRPHQQWSWPDWIVLSDDDLNRLNLLLRQNEQPVWKATPEIKACFKQINQTIHQDVNGSSASKLRIHINELLIHLLDMFDKGKMVLNESLTDSMRSAKQFISELSNNLSHPWTIEEMATSSGLGATRFTHHCKQLTNLTPMQLLTKQRIDWSKKLLLDNPDLSATQIAYTCGFATSQYFSTVFKKQEKCSPQEFRVRNKVMT
- a CDS encoding nucleoside permease, which codes for MKKSTQIQLSVMMFLEFFIWGGWFVTLGTFLGNNLNATGAETGMAYSTQSWGAIIAPFVIGLIADRFFNAERILGVLHIAGAILLFQMSHASDFGTFYPYILGYMIVYMPTLALVNSVSFNQMTDPAKEFSYIRVWGTVGWIVAGLAISYVFGWDSSANIQRGLLRNTFLMTAFASGILGLFSYSLPKTPPKAKAGEKITLSDILGLDAIKLLKDRNFLIFFLSSVLICIPLAFYYQNANPFLAEIGVDNPTGKMTIGQASEVLFMLLLPIFFKRFGFKKTILFGMLAWAIRYVFFAYGNADELTFMLILGIALHGICYDFFFVSGQIYTDTKAGESHKSAAQGLITLATYGVGMLIGFWVAGKISDSYVSADGLHDWQAIWLFPAGFAALILVIFAISFKNEKVEYKAS